A stretch of the Lolium perenne isolate Kyuss_39 chromosome 3, Kyuss_2.0, whole genome shotgun sequence genome encodes the following:
- the LOC139838200 gene encoding uncharacterized protein — translation MKRGADQGVLARAAGFVRELLDAGGIVGNLGAVRTDAARRARSFSARRRERTAEASLASSRWASPVDGDEGAATPERTAVMWLQRWALDLGIGGLFLKLDFEKAYDRVDWDFLREVLGRKGFSATMIHRLMQLVSGGQTAVNVNGEIGPFFRNARGVRQGDPLSPILFDFMVDALAAMLSRAKEAGHILGLMRHLIPGGVTHLQYADDTMVMIEPSDVGIANLKLVLISFELMSGLKINLAKSEVVVVGTTPQEQERVARLLNCRLGRFPIKYLGLPLSNKTLRASDWDFLTAKVAKRVDPWQGIFLASAGRLELTNSCLSSLPLFAMSLFMLFDSTHAAFDKVRSRYFWEGVGDKRKYHMVDWATMCRPKEVGGLGILNTRHMNIALMLKWVWKLYHNADGLWADLIRAKYLGEHDLFSPLVPTKGSQFWNSIQRVKWYFKLGAKHSVRNGKRTFFWLDWWLGTAPLRDRYPVLFSCCDSPFITVLGARDGPGWRLRFRRPFSLAESVEWDNLTRELDFTQASDDDDVVSWRLEASGLFSAKSLYCRLSQGAAVTHFREVWWTRVPPRIRVFLWQLLWGKLPCSLQVAKRRGPSNGLCSLCGEPEDCDHIFFTCPLACFLWAGVRELLHCSWNPAGAGDFLAISHGLTGPYRRVVWFSFAALAWTLWNIRNKLTMERVLIGKPADALFKMTIYMQQWRMLVKWKDRGLVDAAMDALRRMHADLAASTGT, via the exons ATGAAGCGGGGAGCGGATCAGGGAGTCCTTGCGCGTGCAGCCGGCTTCGTCCGCGAGCTGCTGGATGCGGGCGGCATCGTCGGCAACTTGGGGGCGGTTCGTACGGACGCAGCGAGGCGCGCGAGATCCTTCTCGGCGCGGCGGAGAGAGCGCACGGCCGAGGCGAGCCTGGCGTCGTCGCGGTGGGCGAGCCCCGTGGATGGGGACGAGGGTGCAGCGACCCCGGAGCGGACGGCGGTGATGTGGTTGCAGAGATGGGCGCTCGATTTGGGGATCG GGGGCCTCTTCCTCAAGCTTGACTTTGAGAAGGCCTATGACCGCGTGGATTGGGATTTCCTACGCGAGGTTCTTGGTCGGAAAGGGTTCTCCGCCACTATGATCCACCGCTTGATGCAACTGGTCTCGGGTGGCCAAACGGCGGTGAATGTCAATGGGGAAATCGGCCCTTTCTTCCGAAACGCGCGTGGGGTCAGGCAGGGAGACCCGCTGTCCCCCATCCTCTTTGACTTCATGGTCGACGCCTTGGCGGCCATGCTGTCGCGGGCTAAGGAGGCTGGACACATTTTGGGGCTGATGCGGCATTTGATTCCTGGGGGAGTCACTCACTTGCAATATGCCGACGACACTATGGTGATGATTGAGCCGTCAGATGTGGGTATTGCCAATCTAAAGCTCGTTTTGATTAGTTTTGAGCTGATGTCCGGCCTTAAGATCAACCTTGCTAAAAGCGAGGTTGTTGTGGTTGGGACCACACCTCAGGAGCAGGAGCGGGTGGCTCGGCTCCTTAACTGCCGTTTGGGGAGATTTCCCATTAAGTACCTGGGACTACCTTTGAGCAACAAAACTCTGCGCGCCTCGGACTGGGATTTCTTGACGGCGAAAGTGGCCAAGCGGGTGGATCCTTGGCAGGGTATCTTTTTGGCTTCAGCGGGACGTCTGGAGCTGACGAATTCGTGTCTGTCAAGCCTTCCGTTGTTTGCTATGAGCTTGTTTATGCTCTTTGACTCAACGCATGCGGCTTTTGACAAGGTGCGCTCCCGCTACTTTTGGGAAGGGGTGGGGGATAAGCGCAAATATCACATGGTTGACTGGGCGACGATGTGCCGGCCAAAAGAGGTTGGGGGTTTGGGTATCCTCAACACTAGGCATATGAACATTGCGCTCATGCTTAAATGGGTTTGGAAGCTCTACCATAATGCAGATGGGCTTTGGGCTGATCTGATTAGAGCGAAGTACCTTGGGGAGCATGATCTCTTCTCGCCGCTGGTGCCTACCAAGGGATCGCAATTTTGGAACTCGATCCAGAGAGTTAAGTGGTATTTTAAACTGGGCGCGAAGCATAGCGTCCGTAACGGGAAACGAACGTTCTTCTGGCTGGATTGGTGGCTGGGCACCGCTCCGCTCAGGGACAGATATCCGGTGCTTTTCAGCTGTTGTGACTCACCGTTCATTACGGTGTTGGGGGCCAGGGATGGCCCGGGGTGGCGCTTGAGGTTTAGGCGTCCTTTTTCCCTCGCGGAGTCGGTGGAATGGGACAATCTCACGAGGGAGCTAGATTTCACCCAGGCCAGCGATGATGACGATGTGGTTTCTTGGCGCTTGGAGGCTTCAGGTCTCTTCTCTGCTAAGTCTCTGTACTGCCGGCTGTCGCAGGGCGCGGCGGTTACGCACTTCAGGGAGGTCTGGTGGACGAGGGTGCCACCGAGGATAAGGGTATTCCTGTGGCAGCTCCTCTGGGGTAAACTGCCTTGCTCTTTGCAGGTGGCCAAGCGGAGAGGCCCGTCTAACGGGCTTTGCTCTTTGTGTGGTGAGCCTGAGGACTGTGATCACATCTTCTTCACATGTCCACTGGCATGCTTCCTTTGGGCGGGAGTCAGGGAGCTCCTGCATTGCTCCTGGAACCCTGCAGGGGCAGGCGATTTCCTTGCGATCTCTCATGGTTTGACCGGGCCGTATAGACGAGTAGTTTGGTTCTCCTTCGCGGCGTTAGCTTGGACCTTATGGAATATCCGTAATAAGCTAACTATGGAAAGAGTTCTTATTGGCAAACCAGCTGATGCCTTGTTCAAAATGACCATCTACATGCAGCAATGGCGGATGCTGGTGAAGTGGAAGGATAGAGGACTCGTGGATGCGGCGATGGATGCTCTTCGGCGGATGCATGCGGACCTGGCGGCGTCGACGGGCACCTGA
- the LOC127344258 gene encoding uncharacterized protein → MLSARSLRKASVPPSLLSDPSPGCLQPTRLAVHVNGEGGSCSAYFASGGRVYKIEISMEEEMLSRGKQSLLIPINAQVISSSVVDRCPHRSEIQSVVLAEGEGDRCLILGTVDSYGHLIVSHLDTGTDDIDRASYSVPPRDSGVGEGSWAGLCFSPTHQSTVAVARELCKSIDIYDQDIHLRSLRTLWHPSSVTFFQCFPQGSDSGSMLAITEGSQLSIWDLRMHNNGGCVQRVSGPVGGILYSVCSSASGLIAVGGTDRAVTIYDPRKWSALSRWVGCSKYEITGLSFSSVDQSFIYVQGVDYEITCGHWSKSERAFSFRGDSNWLGFSKCADTDVVAGWCESGSIFVADVRQDLLSAIGF, encoded by the exons atGCTGTCGGCGCGTAGCTTGCGGAAGGCGTCCGTCCCGCCGTCCCTGCTCTCCGACCCCTCGCCGGGCTGCCTCCAGCCCACCCGCCTCGCCGTCCAT GTTAATGGAGAAGGCGGCTCCTGCTCCGCCTACTTCGCTTCCGGCGGCCGCGTCTACAAGATTGAG ATATCCATGGAAGAGGAGATGCTTTCCAGAGGAAAACAGAGCCTGTTGATTCCTATCAATGCGCAG GTCATAAGCTCGTCAGTAGTGGACCGCTGCCCGCATCGCTCGGAGATTCAGAGTGTAGTTCTGGCAGAGGGTGAAG GTGATAGGTGCTTGATTCTGGGAACTGTCGACTCTTACGGTCACCTCATTGTATCCCATCTGGACACTGGGACTGATG ACATTGACAGGGCGTCTTATTCAGTACCACCTCGTGATAGTGGCGTTGGAGAAGGGAGCTGGGCTGGGTTGTGTTTTAGTCCAACGCACCAATCCACG GTAGCTGTTGCTCGTGAGTTGTGCAAGAGCATTGACATCTATGATCAAGACATTCATCTTCGCAGTTTACGTAC GTTATGGCACCCATCTTCAGTTACCTTTTTTCAATGCTTTCCTCAAGGGAGTGATAGTGGTTCAATGTTGGCAATTACTGAAGGTTCTCAG CTGAGCATCTGGGACTTAAGGATGCATAACAATGGTGGATGCGTACAGCGTGTTTCTGGTCCTGTTGGAGGCATTTTATACTCTGTTTGTAGTTCTGCCTCAGGACTGATTGCTGTCGGTGGAACTGATCGCGCCGTCACCATCTATGATCCTCGCAA GTGGTCGGCCTTATCAAGATGGGTAGGCTGCTCCAAGTATGAG ATTACAGGTCTTTCATTTTCGTCAGTTGACCAATCGTTCATATATGTCCAAGGTGTTGATTATGAG ATTACTTGTGGACATTGGAGCAAAAGTGAGCGCGCATTCTCATTTCGAGGTGATTCTAACTGGCTAGGCTTTTCAAAG TGTGCAGATACCGATGTGGTAGCTGGATGGTGCGAGTCTGGAAGTATCTTCGTTGCTGATGTTAGGCAGGATCTTCTCTCGGCAATTGGGTTTTAG
- the LOC127344257 gene encoding bZIP transcription factor 12, with amino-acid sequence MASSRVSSSSPAHTASDLARFAAAAGRPGGGSGMGSMNVEELLRGIYGDIPATPAPDRPMSPVPPAPHHDTAAPRTAVEVWKEITGGSSGGEEAVVGGAAEMTLEDFLARESAGKLDAVGMPMPGPSAALEEQVALGFQLNGEEAARGGGRGKKRQLMDPMDRAAMQRQKRMIKNRESAARSRERKQAYIAELETLVTQLEVENANLSKEQEEATQKRLKELKEKVTPVIISKTPSQDLRRTNSMEW; translated from the exons ATGGCGTCGTCGAGggtgtcgtcgtcgtcgccggcgcacACGGCGTCGGACCTCGCGCGCTTCGCGGCGGCCGCGGGGAGGCCCGGCGGCGGGAGCGGGATGGGGTCCATGAACGTGGAGGAGCTCCTCCGCGGCATCTACGGCGACATCCCCGCCACGCCGGCGCCCGACCGGCCGATGTCGCCCGTTCCACCGGCGCCTCATCACGACACCGCCGCGCCGCGGACGGCGGTCGAGGTGTGGAAGGAGATCACCGGCGGGAGCAGTGGAGGGGAGGAGGCCGTCGTTGGCGGGGCCGCGGAGATGACGCTGGAGGACTTCCTGGCGCGGGAGAGCGCGGGGAAGCTGGACGCCGTCGGGATGCCCATGCCCGGCCCGTCCGCGGCGTTGGAGGAGCAGGTGGCGCTGGGGTTCCAGCTGAACGGAGAAGAGGCCGCGCGCGGCGGCGGGAGAGGGAAGAAGAGGCAGCTGATGGACCCCATGGACCGCGCCGCGATGCAGCGGCAGAAGCGGATGATCAAGAACCGCGAGTCGGCGGCGAGGTCGCGGGAGAGAAAGCAG GCCTATATAGCCGAGCTCGAGACCTTGGTCACGCAGCTCGAAGTGGAGAACGCCAACCTGTCGAAAGAACAG GAGGAGGCAACCCAGAAACGGCTGAAAGAG CTCAAGGAAAAGGTGACTCCAGTCATCATTTCGAAAACACCATCGCAAGATCTTAGAAGAACAAACTCAATGGAGTGGTAG